From Cotesia glomerata isolate CgM1 linkage group LG3, MPM_Cglom_v2.3, whole genome shotgun sequence:
AAATTGtgaataaattcataaaataggaaattataaattaaagtcGTGGTTGCAATTTCGAATAAACTTTAGAAGCCAACGAAGGgtcattaaaaaaacatttgggTTAAAATGGTTAAATGATCTATTTTACGTGGTCACGCGTGTGAGTTGACCCAATTTTGgttttaataactttaatacTAACTAAATACGTGTTTAagttaaagaataatttttatcacaaagtTGAATATATATCATTtgaaatgaaaagaaaaaattattatttttgtaaattatcacTGTTAAGATTATAAGTTTTGCAagttgttataattataatacaaagtcataattgttaattgcacaatgaaaaatagtttgaaactttaataatttttctcatgaAAAAGTAATTGAAGTTTACACGAGAAATTCAGTTGAAATttccataatttttaacatttttagttTACTAAGTATAAatgtaattatcatttatattttactaaaaaataaccaGATCTTTTCTCGTCAGAACTATAAAATCCAAGTTAATGAGCGTACTTTGAATGTTTGACAttaccattaaaaatttacgttAATAATTCTGTTTTATCTAATGAAGTACACACATAAttgctgaattaattttttcgagagataaaatgaaaatgtaattcaaattaaaacgagtaattttttatggaaGCTCTCAGCAACAAAACAAGAGAGCTTTTACGACGAacgtaagttattttttattattaatactttCCATTAGAGCATTGCAATATATCTGAGTCAAAGGCTATTCTTTACCGTAATCTCGTGCTAGAGAATACACGCCTTATTTTCTTTAGCAGGCTTATTGCTCTAGCAGCATACTATACCAGAGTAAAGAGTAGAGAGGTAAGGTAGTATAAGGTACAAGTTGTGCCCATTAAACTCGAAATATTAATAGCCCCAGATTAAATCAAACTCTAGTGCAATCTTGTGTACAAGACATGTGGCTTTGGGTTAAATGTATCAAAGATATCGCATTTGTCGGGAATTGCTGAATAACGGATGCTAGGGATCGAAAACGGATGTAACTAAACCGTAAATGAATTCTGTATTTTATCTGGTATATTGTACATAGACGATAGTTTAATTAAAGatccttatttttttattgtcccATTGTTTACAGTTTACGATGTGTCTTTCactagttttttattttcgtaaCATGTGTTTGAAGAATATTGACCTCGCGATGTATCTAATCGTAAAGATTTACTCAATTCTATGTGctataagtaaatttaaatatttccgtaaaaaattttgtgatatgGTCATATAATTTTTGGTATGCTCATATATggcctgataaaaaaatttgtcatatatagacacacggagaaaaaaatatcatcagaaTAAGGATACATATCATTATTCTGATTATGCATCATATACCTCATTTTTCTTAAAGATATTTTGTATAGCCAATTCAGCTATACTTCAGATccttaaattaacaaaacagTTGCTTGTTTTGACGAAACTACATATATTTACAAGAGCTATTCTCTGTATGCTTAAGTGAAACAAATGAATCCTTAAATCAGAAAACCGGATTGTTATTTTAAGGAAACGTCATTTGAGgatacactgtaaaaatttttttggactcgGTGTGGTGTAAATGATtcggtgtaaaaatttttaacacggaCGGTGTGAAAATCGCACTAAGtataatgttaaatttgaaCGGTGTGAATCCTAAATTTTACACCACCAAGCGTGTAAATgtatttcctgaaaatttctcattaattaatttgattttttagtttcagaCTTGTACGTAATTAGATTGTAAATAGAAAcatgtagaaataaatatttaaaagtatgtttttttttttttttatattatgctATTTTACGGAGCAAAATCATTCCAATGTAAATCTTAATATCATTGGAAAGTCTGCaacaaaaatgttaatattcaagttgttaaaaatttatctaattatatggTGGATCCTATGTTAGAgtctattgataaaaatgcGAATGTTTATagtgttaaatatatttttatatatatttttgaagatataagctcatcccgatgttacactcatcaagaatctttatttaagtacccacatcattttttcatatatttatatatattacatatatgtatatatgaaaaatatatcaaaatgtatgtgagtactcaaatgaaaggtcttgatgagtataacatcgggatgagcttatatctttaagaacgtcaatagttaaaaaagtacagtgcaatttaacaaaagtcattatatcTATAGCTTCGTTCTCAAGATCACTAAGTAGTACCGTCCATGTACGCTTATACTTACCacatatttaaaagtaaaaacaaaAGCTTTACGCCCTAGCAACCGCTTTGTTTATTAATCATTACGTTTTTGTGCGCTTTGAATAAACATCACAAAATCTTCTTATATTgattaaatagttattttttgattattaaacaTCATGTCTAAGCGTAAGGCTGAGGATAATTCCCTCTTACAATCCTTcgaaaaaagttacaaaagTATCGTGATTTAATTGATCTTGAAAAAGCTAAGGCATCAACTAAATCTCCCGTTGATAACCTCTTATCTGagggtaattatttatattttgttttattaaattttttgtctttttgGGTCAACAATTTTCTATTTTGAATTTGTTGTACCTATTTTGACTGGGTTAAgctttaaaatagtaaaattagatttttataatctgattttattttgcatcaggaatttatttatttatttcctggTCGCTTATCTTAACCTAGCTCTTATGCTCATTGCAGACTCAGATGATGACGACCGTCGTCAGAGTGTTTATTCTGACTCTGATCCTGAAACTGATTGTACACACGATCTTAAGGCGTCAGGCGAACTGCATGAGACGAAGGGTCCTGAAGTTCCCTCCCTGTCCAATTCCGTTCTCCAAATGCTGGGCAAGGATAAACGCCTTCACAAGGAAAAAACCTACAGCATTCATCCTGAATTGTCGGACTGTTGGAAAGCTATCATTTCATCAGGTTTagataaaaatgataagacgacaattattgataaatatccCAACAAGGGTAATTGTACTTTATCATCTCCTGTTTTAAACCCGGAGTTGCTGCCTCTTCTCCACAAGACGGCTAAATCTCGTGACAAATATCTATCAAATAACCAAGATTTGATTGGTCGTGGTTTAGTTTCTCTTGGTCAGgcaatttgtaatatttttaatgatgaaGTTGAACCTGTCGATAAAACCCAGTTGTTACAACTTCTATGTGACTCCAGTGCTCTTTTTTGTGAGTCATTTCATCAGCTCTGTAAATCCAGACGCTCACAAATTTACCCCTGTGTGGATGACAAAAGAAAATCTGTCCTTGAAGATTCTATTACTGACGATTTTCTTTTTGGTCAAGATCTTGGCAAGCGCATTAAAAATTCGGTTGCCGTGGAAAAAACAGGGTTATCTATTAAACCCCAACCTCCAAAAAAGGATTTTCCAACTACACGGACTTCTTTAAACTGGAAGGGCCCGTCTGGCCCTCGAGCAAACTTCAATCAGACGGGCTACCAGCGTCCTCCGTTTGCCAAGCCAACGTACCCAAACAAACAAAACAATCAAATTGCAACTCGATCCCGGGCTCGGAACCAAACGAATCAGGCCCAACATCCTCCAGCTTCAACTCAAAAGTAGAGGTGAGAGTTATTGCTGGtcgtttaaaatattttttacacgcttGGTCTAGCATAACCTCTGACGCGTTTATTTTAGAAACAATTTCTGGGTATAAAATTCCTTTTTCTTCGACACCAACTCAATCTTTTATTCCcacaaatgataatttttctaataatgataaaattaaaatgcagGAAGCCATTAATGACCTTCTGTCTATTGGTGCTATTCAAGAATGTACAGAAGAAAATGGGCAATTTTATCGGGTATTTTTCTTGTTCCTAAGAAAAATGGGAAAATGAGATTTAttctgaatttaaaaatttaaatcaattcaCTGACACTTCTCATTTTAAAATGGAAGATTTCCGTACGGTTCTCAAACTGATGTCAGAAGGATGTTTCATGGCTAGCTTTGACCTACAGGATGCTTATCTCATGATTCCAATCCATAAAAACTACTGGAAatatttaagatttatttggaataatcaTCTCTACGAGTTTATCTGTTTACCTTTCGGTTTAAGCACTGCTCCGTgggtttttacaaaaatttgcaAGCCAATCGTTAGTTTTTTACGTTCTTTGGGCTGGTTATCAGTAGTTTATTTGGATGATTGGTTGTTAGTAGCAACTTCTGCGGCTTTATGTGCGCAAAATATTAAAGTCACGCGAGAACTTTTAGAATCTTtgggatttttaattaatgagaaGAAAAAGTAACTTCATTCCTTCTACTTCTTGTAAATTTCTcggttttattttcaattcagtTAACATGACAATGGAGCTCACAGAAGAGAAAAGAATTAATctttatgatttaattttaaaatttaaaaatctttcatACTGCTCGATTAGagaattttctcaatttgtTGGTAACATTACAGCAGCTTGTCCAGCGGTTAATTATGGTTGGCTCCATTCAAAGAAATTTGAAAGACACCGTTACCtcgaattattaaaatttaattataattacgatTGTGTCATGCAATTACCACTTCATTTAATCAGTGAATTTGATTGGtggttaaataatatcaattcgTCGAAAAATCCTATTAGAAATTCAAGATTctcaaagattattttttctgaTGCTTCATCTACTGGCTGGGGAGCTTTTGTGAAGGTCAAGTAATTTATGGTCATTGGAATTACCATGAAAAACAAtttcatattaattatcttgagCTTTTAGCTGTTTTAATGGTCTGAAgacttttgtttttaatttatctaactGTGAAATTTTGCTCCGAGTTGATAATTCTACGGCTATCgcttatattaataaaatgagcGGTACTAAATACGAGTACCTGAATGATTTAACCTTTAAAATTTGGAGTTGGTGCGAGAGTAGGAATATTTGGCTGTTTGCGTCATACATCCCATCTAAAGAAAATGTGGACGCGGATGAAGCTTCAAGAATTAGTAATATTGATACAGAATGGGAGTTATCACTTTCTGCTTACCAAGAAATTGTTTCTCTTTTTAACAAACCggaaattgatttatttgcatcaaatcttaataaaaaatgcaagaaATATTGTTCCTGGCATCGTGATCCGCTAGCGTTTTGTATTGACGCGTTCACTATTGACTggaacaattttatttctttgctTTTCCTccttttctttaattttgaaaacattaaag
This genomic window contains:
- the LOC123261989 gene encoding uncharacterized protein LOC123261989, with amino-acid sequence MLGKDKRLHKEKTYSIHPELSDCWKAIISSGLDKNDKTTIIDKYPNKGNCTLSSPVLNPELLPLLHKTAKSRDKYLSNNQDLIGRGLVSLGQAICNIFNDEVEPVDKTQLLQLLCDSSALFCESFHQLCKSRRSQIYPCVDDKRKSVLEDSITDDFLFGQDLGKRIKNSVAVEKTGLSIKPQPPKKDFPTTRTSLNWKGPSGPRANFNQTGYQRPPFAKPTYPNKQNNQIATRSRARNQTNQAQHPPASTQK